One genomic segment of Gemmatimonadaceae bacterium includes these proteins:
- a CDS encoding M23 family metallopeptidase: protein MATKQRPKRQTGWTILIVPPNPLRKTRAVHIRRRHVRIALAIAGLCTLTMTGLGIVVFGDSLQVTATADELADAHQMILTLTDSLQSIADLDVPDAEDESGAHNAKSVGRSGARVTEVGLARPARGIALPAVGPITSRFSRSRWHPILRIFRPHKGVDVAAPYGSNITAPAAGRVIFVGRKLGDGLMVELDHGAGVTSRYAHCSAVKVKVGDFVSFGDVIALVGSSGLSTAAHVHFEVRVRGEPVDPLKYLIQARLTPMQKSADPAPVIQAGSPAAHHPAGTGSEQP from the coding sequence ATGGCGACGAAGCAGCGCCCGAAACGACAGACCGGATGGACGATTCTCATTGTCCCGCCGAATCCACTGCGCAAAACACGCGCGGTGCATATTCGGCGTCGACATGTCCGAATTGCGCTTGCGATTGCCGGCCTCTGCACACTGACGATGACCGGACTCGGCATCGTGGTGTTCGGCGATTCGCTGCAGGTCACGGCGACCGCGGACGAGCTCGCGGACGCGCATCAGATGATTCTCACGCTCACCGACTCGCTCCAGAGCATCGCCGATCTCGACGTGCCCGATGCGGAAGACGAGTCGGGGGCGCATAACGCGAAGAGCGTCGGTCGGAGCGGCGCACGAGTCACCGAGGTCGGGCTGGCGCGTCCCGCGCGCGGGATCGCGCTGCCCGCGGTGGGTCCGATCACGAGCCGCTTCTCGCGCTCGCGCTGGCATCCGATTCTCCGGATCTTCCGGCCGCATAAGGGCGTCGACGTGGCCGCGCCGTATGGCTCGAACATCACCGCGCCGGCTGCGGGACGCGTCATCTTCGTCGGCCGAAAGCTCGGCGACGGCTTGATGGTGGAGCTGGACCACGGCGCCGGTGTGACGAGTCGTTATGCACACTGCAGCGCCGTGAAGGTCAAAGTCGGCGACTTCGTCTCCTTCGGCGACGTCATCGCTTTGGTGGGGTCGTCCGGTCTCTCGACGGCCGCGCACGTGCACTTCGAGGTACGGGTACGTGGCGAGCCAGTCGATCCACTGAAGTACCTCATCCAGGCGCGCCTAACGCCGATGCAGAAGTCGGCCGATCCCGCGCCGGTGATTCAGGCAGGCAGTCCCGCGGCACACCATCCCGCCGGGACGGGCTCCGAACAACCGTGA
- a CDS encoding enoyl-CoA hydratase-related protein codes for MTFDHLLVATSATGVRTITLNRPERLNAVNPRLADELPRAIDDAARDDAVRVVVITGAGRGFCSGLDLSEPPRLPDGDLHERLDPLAWVGRWVVACVQCEKPLIAAINGSAAGAGFGLALATDIRLIARSGRVTAGYVRRGLSPDAGVSYTLPRLVGLARASEIILTGRDLDADEAQRIGLVAAVFDDATFGADAMAYAERVAAGPPIAYALTKRLLSTTFDVALEDHLARELTSIKVCFASHDVAEAIRAFQEKRAAVFRGR; via the coding sequence ATGACCTTCGATCACCTTCTCGTCGCGACATCCGCGACCGGCGTCCGTACCATCACGCTCAATCGTCCCGAACGCCTCAATGCGGTGAATCCCCGCCTCGCGGACGAATTGCCCCGTGCGATCGACGACGCCGCGCGCGATGACGCTGTTCGCGTCGTCGTCATCACCGGCGCGGGTCGCGGCTTCTGCTCTGGGCTCGATCTGTCCGAGCCGCCACGATTGCCCGATGGCGATCTTCACGAGCGACTCGACCCGCTCGCGTGGGTCGGTCGTTGGGTCGTTGCGTGCGTGCAATGCGAGAAACCTCTCATCGCGGCAATCAATGGGTCGGCTGCCGGCGCGGGGTTCGGTCTCGCGCTTGCCACCGACATACGCCTGATCGCGCGGAGTGGGCGCGTCACCGCCGGCTACGTACGACGCGGCCTGAGTCCCGATGCTGGCGTGAGCTACACGTTGCCGCGCCTGGTCGGCCTCGCGCGAGCGAGCGAGATCATTCTCACCGGTCGTGATCTCGATGCGGACGAAGCACAACGAATCGGACTCGTCGCGGCCGTGTTCGACGACGCGACCTTTGGTGCCGATGCCATGGCGTACGCCGAGCGAGTCGCTGCCGGACCGCCGATCGCGTACGCGCTCACGAAGCGCCTGTTGTCCACGACGTTCGATGTCGCGCTCGAGGATCATCTCGCACGTGAGCTCACTTCGATCAAGGTGTGCTTTGCGTCACATGATGTCGCCGAGGCGATCCGCGCCTTCCAGGAGAAGCGGGCTGCGGTGTTTCGCGGAAGATGA
- a CDS encoding DNA polymerase ligase N-terminal domain-containing protein — MATKTRRGGTKKLTEYRRKRDFTKTREPAGGTRSSTGGHGVRRAKRAPTLHFVVQKHAASQLHFDFRLELDGVMKSWAVPKGPSYDPSVRRLAMEVEDHPIEYNTFEGTIPQGEYGGGTVMLWDRGTYDAENDGGVEALREGYARGDLKFVLNGERLRGGWVLVRMKRPGRPQWLLIKHRDEYASSSRDIVEDAMTSVVSGRTMDDIAAGKKRASPAARRKPAAKKKSAVRRSK, encoded by the coding sequence ATGGCGACGAAGACACGACGCGGGGGGACGAAGAAGCTGACCGAGTATCGCCGCAAGCGCGATTTCACCAAGACACGCGAGCCTGCCGGAGGAACCAGGAGCAGCACAGGCGGCCACGGCGTGCGGCGCGCGAAGCGAGCGCCGACGCTGCACTTCGTCGTACAGAAGCACGCGGCCAGTCAGTTGCACTTCGATTTTCGCCTCGAGCTCGACGGCGTCATGAAGAGCTGGGCCGTTCCCAAGGGTCCCAGCTACGATCCGTCGGTTCGCCGACTAGCAATGGAGGTCGAGGATCATCCGATCGAGTACAACACGTTCGAGGGAACGATCCCACAAGGCGAGTACGGCGGCGGAACGGTCATGCTGTGGGATCGCGGGACGTACGACGCGGAGAACGATGGCGGCGTCGAGGCGCTGCGTGAGGGCTACGCGCGCGGTGATCTCAAATTCGTGCTCAACGGCGAGCGACTGCGCGGCGGCTGGGTGTTGGTGCGCATGAAGCGTCCGGGACGCCCGCAGTGGCTGCTCATCAAGCATCGTGACGAGTACGCATCGAGCTCGCGAGACATCGTCGAGGACGCGATGACGTCGGTCGTGAGCGGCAGGACCATGGACGACATCGCCGCCGGGAAGAAGCGGGCATCGCCGGCGGCGCGTCGCAAGCCGGCGGCAAAGAAAAAGAGCGCAGTGCGACGATCGAAGTGA
- a CDS encoding polymer-forming cytoskeletal protein: protein MSLFKKRRTDPSNLPATSAGYSVLDAQLTVRGDIETEGTLRVDGRLDGSIRRADVVVVGEGATIVGDISAREVIVGGSVQGNVSATTRIELQPSAVVTGDIDAGAIMIQEGCVVQGRLTVTSTPAAKERPAKVKARAPMPTPATALAGSEA from the coding sequence ATGAGCCTCTTCAAGAAACGCCGAACCGATCCGTCCAATCTTCCCGCCACGAGCGCGGGGTATTCCGTGCTCGATGCGCAGCTCACCGTCCGCGGCGACATCGAGACCGAAGGCACATTGCGTGTGGACGGCCGACTCGATGGGTCGATTCGTCGCGCCGACGTCGTTGTCGTCGGCGAGGGCGCGACCATCGTCGGCGACATCTCGGCGCGCGAAGTGATCGTTGGCGGATCCGTGCAGGGCAACGTGTCCGCCACGACGCGCATCGAGTTGCAACCGAGCGCCGTCGTCACCGGTGACATCGATGCCGGCGCGATCATGATTCAGGAAGGATGCGTCGTCCAGGGACGCCTTACCGTGACGTCAACGCCGGCAGCAAAGGAGCGGCCCGCGAAAGTGAAAGCGCGCGCGCCCATGCCGACGCCCGCAACGGCGCTCGCCGGTTCCGAAGCGTAA
- a CDS encoding DNA polymerase IV, with product MEPPRRILLADADAFFVAVARLVDPDGAGREPLLIVGGTRESRGVVCSASYETRKYGVRSAMPISRALRLCPNAVCVPVPRKACSEKHKEIRGVLERHAPAVEGASIDEWYLDLGGTEALYRNEALADTAARIRRDVVGETGISVSFGGGTSKLIAKLAVEHAKPRPGNSATGVHVVPAGKEHEFMHVIALAEIPLIGPRFQDRLARLGMRTVPDVLQYDEATLAQWLGKREAAWLCARVRGIDGTHVETDLDAKSISRDETFSADIDDDAELQHELLALLTRAAADLRADGMAARTIRVKIRDWDFRTRQASRTIDRPVIADRVMLNVATSLLRKLRAARRVPARLLGVALSSLAVDASADQLNLFDAIDSRIVETERDRKVARVVDRVRSRFGDKGILPGGLV from the coding sequence ATGGAGCCGCCGCGGCGCATTCTCCTCGCCGACGCCGACGCATTTTTCGTCGCGGTCGCTCGGCTTGTCGATCCTGACGGTGCGGGTCGTGAGCCTTTGCTCATCGTCGGCGGAACGCGGGAAAGCCGCGGCGTCGTTTGCTCCGCCTCGTACGAAACGCGCAAATACGGCGTCCGCTCGGCGATGCCGATCTCACGCGCCCTCCGGCTCTGCCCCAATGCGGTGTGCGTGCCCGTGCCGCGAAAGGCCTGCTCGGAGAAGCACAAGGAGATTCGCGGTGTCCTCGAGCGCCACGCGCCGGCCGTCGAGGGCGCGAGCATCGACGAGTGGTATCTCGACCTCGGTGGGACGGAGGCGCTGTACCGTAACGAGGCGCTCGCCGACACGGCCGCGCGCATTCGCCGCGACGTCGTCGGCGAGACGGGAATTTCCGTTTCGTTCGGCGGCGGCACATCGAAGCTCATCGCGAAGCTTGCCGTCGAACACGCGAAGCCGCGCCCTGGAAACTCGGCGACCGGCGTCCACGTGGTGCCGGCAGGAAAAGAACACGAGTTCATGCACGTCATCGCCCTCGCCGAGATTCCACTGATCGGTCCGCGATTCCAGGATCGCCTCGCGCGGCTGGGAATGCGCACCGTACCGGACGTGCTGCAATACGACGAGGCGACGCTCGCGCAGTGGTTAGGCAAGCGCGAAGCGGCGTGGCTCTGCGCCCGCGTACGAGGCATCGACGGTACACACGTCGAAACGGATCTCGACGCGAAGAGCATCAGCCGCGACGAGACCTTCTCGGCCGACATCGACGACGACGCGGAGCTCCAGCACGAGCTACTCGCGTTGCTCACGCGCGCCGCGGCTGATCTCCGTGCCGACGGGATGGCCGCGCGAACGATTCGCGTGAAGATCCGCGACTGGGATTTCCGGACTCGTCAGGCAAGTCGGACCATCGATCGGCCCGTGATTGCCGACCGCGTCATGTTGAACGTCGCAACGAGTTTGTTGCGCAAGCTGCGCGCGGCGCGCCGCGTGCCCGCTCGTCTCCTCGGTGTGGCGCTGTCGTCGCTCGCGGTCGACGCGAGCGCCGATCAGCTCAACCTGTTCGACGCGATTGACAGCCGGATCGTCGAGACGGAGCGCGATCGGAAGGTCGCGCGCGTCGTCGATCGAGTTCGATCACGGTTTGGGGATAAGGGGATTTTGCCGGGTGGGCTCGTCTGA